Proteins co-encoded in one Verrucomicrobiota bacterium genomic window:
- a CDS encoding cytochrome C oxidase subunit I, with protein sequence MQPTKEAPHAHADAHHHEDPGFWRGYVFSTDHKVIGIQYGVTALFFLLFGFGLMLLMRWQIAKPGVPVPVLGPLMAKVLGDAASGGSISPDLYNAFGAMHGTIMVFLAIVPLVFAAFGNFVVPLQIGAVDMAFPRVNMASYQFYVLGGVIMLVSFFIPGGAAQAGWTSYSPLATVIPTDGQTFWLIGMVCLINSSLLGAVNFIATIIQLRAPGMTWMRLPFFVWSQFVTAFLLLLAFPPLEAAGVMQLMDKVAGTSFFLPTGLVVSAKVAEISGGGSPLLWQHLFWFLGHPEVYVLILPAFGIVGEIIACNTRRPLWGYKSLVYSVLAIGFLSFIVWAHHMYLTGMGTKISTFFQTTTMIISIPSVIILTCLFLSLWGGSIRFNTPMLFSLAFLPMFGIGGLTGLPLGFNYPDIYLHDSYYVIAHFHYVVAPGTIFALFAAIYFWFPKMTGRHMNETLGKVHFWLSLIGMNLVFQPMFVQGMSGMSRRMSDGGAAAYSLATNPGAEGALSGTMIWLNTFIAHSAFFLLLAQVPFIINFFWSLNSGRKVTSDNPWGATTLEWQTPTPPPHGNFVDAHGHINAPTAVRGPYEYSVPGHPADFTPQNQPEPVKA encoded by the coding sequence CGCGCTGTTCTTCCTGCTCTTTGGGTTCGGCCTGATGCTCCTGATGCGCTGGCAGATTGCCAAGCCCGGCGTGCCCGTGCCCGTGCTTGGCCCGCTCATGGCCAAGGTGCTCGGCGACGCCGCGTCCGGCGGCTCGATTTCGCCCGACCTCTACAACGCATTCGGCGCGATGCACGGCACGATCATGGTCTTCCTCGCGATCGTGCCGCTCGTGTTCGCGGCGTTCGGCAACTTTGTCGTCCCGCTTCAAATCGGCGCGGTGGACATGGCTTTCCCGCGCGTGAACATGGCGAGCTACCAGTTCTACGTGCTCGGCGGCGTGATCATGCTCGTGAGCTTCTTCATCCCGGGCGGCGCGGCGCAGGCGGGGTGGACTTCCTATTCGCCTCTGGCCACCGTGATTCCCACGGACGGGCAGACGTTCTGGCTCATCGGCATGGTGTGCCTCATCAACTCCTCGCTGCTCGGCGCGGTGAACTTCATCGCCACCATCATCCAGCTTCGCGCGCCGGGCATGACGTGGATGCGCCTGCCGTTCTTCGTGTGGTCGCAGTTTGTCACGGCGTTCCTGCTGCTGCTGGCGTTTCCGCCGCTCGAGGCTGCCGGTGTGATGCAACTCATGGACAAGGTCGCCGGCACGAGCTTCTTCCTTCCGACAGGCCTCGTGGTGAGCGCGAAGGTGGCTGAAATCTCTGGCGGCGGCAGCCCGCTGCTCTGGCAACACCTGTTCTGGTTCCTGGGGCACCCGGAGGTTTACGTGCTCATCTTGCCGGCGTTCGGCATCGTCGGCGAAATCATCGCCTGCAACACCCGGCGCCCGTTGTGGGGCTACAAGTCGCTCGTCTACTCGGTCCTCGCGATCGGATTCCTGTCCTTCATCGTGTGGGCGCACCACATGTATCTGACCGGCATGGGCACGAAGATTTCCACGTTCTTCCAGACGACCACGATGATCATCTCGATTCCGTCGGTGATCATCCTCACGTGCCTGTTCCTGTCGCTGTGGGGCGGCTCGATCCGGTTCAACACGCCGATGCTCTTCTCGCTGGCGTTCCTGCCCATGTTCGGCATCGGCGGCCTCACCGGGCTGCCGCTCGGGTTCAACTACCCGGACATCTACCTGCACGACAGTTATTACGTGATCGCGCACTTCCACTACGTGGTGGCGCCGGGAACCATATTTGCATTGTTCGCGGCCATCTACTTCTGGTTCCCGAAGATGACCGGGCGGCACATGAACGAGACGCTCGGGAAGGTCCACTTCTGGCTCTCGCTCATCGGCATGAACCTGGTCTTCCAGCCGATGTTCGTGCAGGGCATGAGCGGCATGAGCCGGCGCATGAGCGACGGCGGCGCTGCAGCTTACTCGCTCGCCACGAACCCCGGCGCCGAGGGCGCGCTCAGCGGCACGATGATCTGGCTCAACACCTTCATCGCGCACTCCGCCTTCTTCCTCCTGCTCGCTCAAGTGCCGTTCATCATCAATTTCTTCTGGAGCCTGAACAGCGGCCGCAAGGTCACCAGTGACAACCCGTGGGGCGCCACCACGCTCGAGTGGCAGACGCCCACGCCGCCGCCGCACGGCAATTTCGTGGATGCCCACGGCCACATCAACGCGCCGACCGCGGTGCGCGGGCCTTACGAATACAGCGTGCCCGGCCACCCGGCCGACTTCACCCCGCAGAACCAGCCCGAACCCGTGAAGGCCTGA